A stretch of the Natranaeroarchaeum aerophilus genome encodes the following:
- a CDS encoding endonuclease NucS domain-containing protein: MTEVFLIQATGDPTDRPPAETKADEPIGHGFYNHPNWHNQTKDEDFGEVEEGDIILLYCTGNVEACPKQIKYIFQVTGKEEDRLDGSEIGVPNKLLLEELHRLSPGFPLEKIRQWVEDGKLSDAMNRAGTQGFNITNVEKADYEAITEWTDSREPEPTIEHYEEELRNFIANHGLGVISDEYANYELYQDADSTGELYTTPIGEIDLVYQHPESGELVIVELKRTQKTSDKVVGQIARYLGWAEAELAVDNQVHGLIVTQTASERLKYAVRALKDCELATYKLNFHFEMQN, from the coding sequence ATGACTGAGGTATTCCTCATTCAAGCGACGGGAGATCCAACGGATCGGCCGCCTGCAGAAACGAAAGCAGATGAACCGATTGGACATGGATTCTACAACCACCCGAACTGGCATAATCAGACGAAAGACGAGGATTTCGGGGAAGTCGAAGAGGGAGACATCATCCTGCTATATTGTACTGGGAATGTCGAAGCGTGTCCAAAGCAGATTAAATACATTTTCCAAGTGACGGGGAAAGAGGAGGACCGCTTAGACGGGAGTGAAATTGGGGTGCCGAACAAGCTTTTACTCGAAGAACTGCATCGGCTGTCCCCGGGATTCCCTTTGGAGAAGATCCGGCAGTGGGTGGAAGACGGGAAGCTATCCGACGCCATGAATCGCGCTGGGACCCAAGGCTTCAACATTACCAATGTTGAGAAGGCCGACTACGAGGCGATCACTGAGTGGACTGACAGCCGTGAACCCGAGCCAACGATTGAACATTACGAGGAAGAGCTGCGGAACTTCATTGCGAACCACGGCCTCGGAGTCATCAGCGATGAGTACGCTAATTATGAACTCTACCAAGACGCTGATTCTACAGGTGAGCTGTATACGACCCCGATTGGGGAAATCGATTTAGTCTACCAACATCCCGAATCCGGAGAGTTGGTCATCGTTGAACTCAAGCGAACGCAGAAGACCTCTGACAAAGTCGTGGGGCAAATTGCCCGGTACCTCGGGTGGGCCGAGGCTGAACTAGCTGTGGATAACCAGGTACACGGCCTGATTGTCACCCAAACAGCCAGTGAACGGCTTAAATACGCCGTTCGGGCCTTGAAGGACTGCGAACTTGCTACGTACAAACTGAATTTCCACTTCGAGATGCAGAACTGA